The Brassica napus cultivar Da-Ae chromosome C7, Da-Ae, whole genome shotgun sequence genome has a segment encoding these proteins:
- the LOC106348631 gene encoding uncharacterized protein LOC106348631, with amino-acid sequence MHGADTSRRPSKSLMDRMKTSCLSVAVSLKEGLSYVKAFFVGQTKRLTAKNEKEATDAHLTETKMQVEATDEAENAKKRLHQSS; translated from the exons ATGCACGGGGCTGACACATCGCGACGGCCGTCGAAGTCTCTGATGGATCGGATGAAGACTAGCTGTTTATCCGTGGCAGTCTCGCTTAAAGAAGGGCTTAGCTACGTCAAAGCCTTCTTTGTCGGCCAG ACAAAGAGGTTGACGGCCAAGAACGAGAAAGAAGCTACGGATGCTCATCTAACAGAGACAAAAATGCAAGTTGAAGCAACCGATGAAGCAGAGAACGCCAAGAAGAGGCTTCATCAAtcttcttaa
- the LOC106348776 gene encoding uncharacterized protein LOC106348776 isoform X5 → MIGLTVVSLPYIPGWFEVIRETYAITRKFRNVGELAMVINIRFFETQFGLIAINSELLLAYDGSIDIGISRVMSWFIRIWATVLIIQSSEDTRLAVGALVCVLVVSPLLRMITRLIFPDRGTLMAKLLIMRDAIRDAVGPFVWCLIIVQIYSHRLKEGFVRSYGKSVRKKMKMKMKKRLETSVTVGESHTLVSHFPTPPRIKFSSGKGPGPDARVVYIAGAFDLFHAGHVEILRRARELGDFLLVGIHNDQTVSAKRGGHPPIMSMQERSLSVGACRYVDEVIFGAPWEVSKNTITIFGISLVVHGTVAESDNFQRKEENPYAVPISMGIFQILESPLDITTSTIMGRIVANHEAYQKRNLKKEASDDEQMEKEASDDKQALRRGTDRAGSLGGGDKLCDRHGPN, encoded by the exons ATTGGTCTTACTGTTGTCAGTCTTCCCTACATACCCGGTTGGTTTGAAGTTATCCGAGAAACATATGCAATTACACGCAAATTTAGGAATGTT GGCGAGCTGGCTATGGTGATTAATATACGATTCTTTGAAACACAGTTTGGATTGATTGCTATCAATTCAGAGCTCCTCTTGGCTTACGATGGGTCTATTGACATAGGCATATCTCGTGTCATGTCTTGGTTCATTCGGATTTGGGCTACGGTTTTGATTATTCAG AGCTCAGAAGATACTCGCCTTGCTGTAGGAGCGTTGGTATGTGTACTTGTTGTCTCACCTTTACTGAGGATGATCACCAGATTAATTTTCCCAGATCGCGG GACTCTGATGGCCAAACTACTAATCATGAGGGATGCAATTAGAGATGCTGTAGGACCATTTGTCTGGTGTTTAATCATCGTACAGATTTACTCTCATAGAT TAAAGGAGGGATTTGTAAGAAGCTATGGAAAATCGGTacgaaagaagatgaagatgaagatgaagaagagactAGAAACATCTGTTACTGTTGGTGAAAGTCATACTCTTGTCTCGCATTTTCCTACTCCCCCTAGGATCAAATTCTCCAGTGGCAAG GGGCCAGGACCTGATGCACGTGTAGTCTACATAGCTGGTGCGTTTGATCTTTTCCATGCTGGCCATGTTGAG ATTCTCAGGCGTGCTAGAGAGCTTGGCGACTTTCTTCTTGTTGGAATACATAATGACCAGACCGTGAG TGCTAAAAGAGGAGGGCACCCCCCAATCATGAGTATGCAGGAAAGGAGCTTAAGTGTTGGGGCATGCCGCTATGTAGATGAGGTGATATTTGGTGCTCCATGGGAAGTGTCAAAAAATACG ATCACGATCTTTGGCATATCATTGGTGGTTCATGGGACAGTAGCCGAGAGCGACAATTTTCAAAGG AAGGAAGAGAATCCGTATGCAGTACCAATTAGCATGGGCATATTCCAAATCCTAGAAAGCCCTCTTGATATCACAACTTCCACCATAATGGGGAGGATTGTAGCGAACCATGAAGCTTATCAG AAACGTAATTTGAAAAAGGAAGCTAGTGATGACGAGCAGATGGAAAAGGAAGCTAGTGATGACAAGCAGGCTTTGCGACGGGGGACTGACAGGGCCGGCTCATTGGGGGGGGGGGACAAGCTGTGCGACCGCCACGGGCCCAATTAA
- the LOC106348776 gene encoding uncharacterized protein LOC106348776 isoform X1, which translates to MASFLLFYQVVKRLPKKLSSSAVFLYSTLIGLTVVSLPYIPGWFEVIRETYAITRKFRNVGELAMVINIRFFETQFGLIAINSELLLAYDGSIDIGISRVMSWFIRIWATVLIIQSSEDTRLAVGALVCVLVVSPLLRMITRLIFPDRGTLMAKLLIMRDAIRDAVGPFVWCLIIVQIYSHRLKEGFVRSYGKSVRKKMKMKMKKRLETSVTVGESHTLVSHFPTPPRIKFSSGKGPGPDARVVYIAGAFDLFHAGHVEILRRARELGDFLLVGIHNDQTVSAKRGGHPPIMSMQERSLSVGACRYVDEVIFGAPWEVSKNTITIFGISLVVHGTVAESDNFQRKEENPYAVPISMGIFQILESPLDITTSTIMGRIVANHEAYQKRNLKKEASDDEQMEKEASDDKQALRRGTDRAGSLGGGDKLCDRHGPN; encoded by the exons ATTGGTCTTACTGTTGTCAGTCTTCCCTACATACCCGGTTGGTTTGAAGTTATCCGAGAAACATATGCAATTACACGCAAATTTAGGAATGTT GGCGAGCTGGCTATGGTGATTAATATACGATTCTTTGAAACACAGTTTGGATTGATTGCTATCAATTCAGAGCTCCTCTTGGCTTACGATGGGTCTATTGACATAGGCATATCTCGTGTCATGTCTTGGTTCATTCGGATTTGGGCTACGGTTTTGATTATTCAG AGCTCAGAAGATACTCGCCTTGCTGTAGGAGCGTTGGTATGTGTACTTGTTGTCTCACCTTTACTGAGGATGATCACCAGATTAATTTTCCCAGATCGCGG GACTCTGATGGCCAAACTACTAATCATGAGGGATGCAATTAGAGATGCTGTAGGACCATTTGTCTGGTGTTTAATCATCGTACAGATTTACTCTCATAGAT TAAAGGAGGGATTTGTAAGAAGCTATGGAAAATCGGTacgaaagaagatgaagatgaagatgaagaagagactAGAAACATCTGTTACTGTTGGTGAAAGTCATACTCTTGTCTCGCATTTTCCTACTCCCCCTAGGATCAAATTCTCCAGTGGCAAG GGGCCAGGACCTGATGCACGTGTAGTCTACATAGCTGGTGCGTTTGATCTTTTCCATGCTGGCCATGTTGAG ATTCTCAGGCGTGCTAGAGAGCTTGGCGACTTTCTTCTTGTTGGAATACATAATGACCAGACCGTGAG TGCTAAAAGAGGAGGGCACCCCCCAATCATGAGTATGCAGGAAAGGAGCTTAAGTGTTGGGGCATGCCGCTATGTAGATGAGGTGATATTTGGTGCTCCATGGGAAGTGTCAAAAAATACG ATCACGATCTTTGGCATATCATTGGTGGTTCATGGGACAGTAGCCGAGAGCGACAATTTTCAAAGG AAGGAAGAGAATCCGTATGCAGTACCAATTAGCATGGGCATATTCCAAATCCTAGAAAGCCCTCTTGATATCACAACTTCCACCATAATGGGGAGGATTGTAGCGAACCATGAAGCTTATCAG AAACGTAATTTGAAAAAGGAAGCTAGTGATGACGAGCAGATGGAAAAGGAAGCTAGTGATGACAAGCAGGCTTTGCGACGGGGGACTGACAGGGCCGGCTCATTGGGGGGGGGGGACAAGCTGTGCGACCGCCACGGGCCCAATTAA
- the LOC106348776 gene encoding uncharacterized protein LOC106348776 isoform X2, which yields MASFLLFYQVVKRLPKKLSSSAVFLYSTLIGLTVVSLPYIPGWFEVIRETYAITRKFRNVGELAMVINIRFFETQFGLIAINSELLLAYDGSIDIGISRVMSWFIRIWATVLIIQSSEDTRLAVGALVCVLVVSPLLRMITRLIFPDRGTLMAKLLIMRDAIRDAVGPFVWCLIIVQIYSHRLKEGFVRSYGKSVRKKMKMKMKKRLETSVTVGESHTLVSHFPTPPRIKFSSGKGPGPDARVVYIAGAFDLFHAGHVEILRRARELGDFLLVGIAKRGGHPPIMSMQERSLSVGACRYVDEVIFGAPWEVSKNTITIFGISLVVHGTVAESDNFQRKEENPYAVPISMGIFQILESPLDITTSTIMGRIVANHEAYQKRNLKKEASDDEQMEKEASDDKQALRRGTDRAGSLGGGDKLCDRHGPN from the exons ATTGGTCTTACTGTTGTCAGTCTTCCCTACATACCCGGTTGGTTTGAAGTTATCCGAGAAACATATGCAATTACACGCAAATTTAGGAATGTT GGCGAGCTGGCTATGGTGATTAATATACGATTCTTTGAAACACAGTTTGGATTGATTGCTATCAATTCAGAGCTCCTCTTGGCTTACGATGGGTCTATTGACATAGGCATATCTCGTGTCATGTCTTGGTTCATTCGGATTTGGGCTACGGTTTTGATTATTCAG AGCTCAGAAGATACTCGCCTTGCTGTAGGAGCGTTGGTATGTGTACTTGTTGTCTCACCTTTACTGAGGATGATCACCAGATTAATTTTCCCAGATCGCGG GACTCTGATGGCCAAACTACTAATCATGAGGGATGCAATTAGAGATGCTGTAGGACCATTTGTCTGGTGTTTAATCATCGTACAGATTTACTCTCATAGAT TAAAGGAGGGATTTGTAAGAAGCTATGGAAAATCGGTacgaaagaagatgaagatgaagatgaagaagagactAGAAACATCTGTTACTGTTGGTGAAAGTCATACTCTTGTCTCGCATTTTCCTACTCCCCCTAGGATCAAATTCTCCAGTGGCAAG GGGCCAGGACCTGATGCACGTGTAGTCTACATAGCTGGTGCGTTTGATCTTTTCCATGCTGGCCATGTTGAG ATTCTCAGGCGTGCTAGAGAGCTTGGCGACTTTCTTCTTGTTGGAAT TGCTAAAAGAGGAGGGCACCCCCCAATCATGAGTATGCAGGAAAGGAGCTTAAGTGTTGGGGCATGCCGCTATGTAGATGAGGTGATATTTGGTGCTCCATGGGAAGTGTCAAAAAATACG ATCACGATCTTTGGCATATCATTGGTGGTTCATGGGACAGTAGCCGAGAGCGACAATTTTCAAAGG AAGGAAGAGAATCCGTATGCAGTACCAATTAGCATGGGCATATTCCAAATCCTAGAAAGCCCTCTTGATATCACAACTTCCACCATAATGGGGAGGATTGTAGCGAACCATGAAGCTTATCAG AAACGTAATTTGAAAAAGGAAGCTAGTGATGACGAGCAGATGGAAAAGGAAGCTAGTGATGACAAGCAGGCTTTGCGACGGGGGACTGACAGGGCCGGCTCATTGGGGGGGGGGGACAAGCTGTGCGACCGCCACGGGCCCAATTAA